A single genomic interval of Bacillus sp. es.036 harbors:
- a CDS encoding dihydrofolate reductase — protein sequence MISFLLAMDEKQLIGKDNDLPWHLPADLAYFKRMTTGKSIVMGRKTFESIGKALPGRENYLITRKNLEYEGVTVLHSIEAFLDLTKREEKEWFVIGGAEIYRQILPHADRLYITEIHETFNGDTYFPNFSKDDWKETSREKHESDERNKHNFDFVVYDRI from the coding sequence ATGATTTCATTTCTTCTGGCAATGGATGAAAAGCAGCTAATTGGTAAAGACAACGATCTTCCATGGCATCTGCCAGCTGATCTTGCTTACTTTAAACGAATGACCACTGGAAAGTCGATCGTGATGGGAAGAAAAACATTCGAATCCATTGGAAAAGCATTACCTGGACGTGAAAACTATCTGATTACGAGAAAAAATCTTGAATATGAAGGGGTTACTGTTCTCCATTCAATTGAAGCTTTTCTCGATCTTACAAAGCGTGAGGAAAAAGAGTGGTTCGTGATCGGTGGAGCGGAAATTTATCGGCAAATTCTGCCGCATGCGGATCGACTATATATTACAGAAATTCATGAAACATTTAATGGGGATACTTATTTCCCTAACTTCTCTAAAGATGATTGGAAAGAAACATCGCGAGAAAAACATGAAAGCGATGAGCGAAATAAGCATAATTTTGATTTTGTTGTGTACGATCGTATCTAA
- a CDS encoding DUF2203 domain-containing protein: MDKKYFTLEEANNLLPMIKRELAGLKRLKAQFNEHYDQIEQHKKTLLYRHKTKVDEDILFKKEARMEFMELEAQTFINNIMALGVEIKNVDEGLIDFPAVINGKKVLLCWKEGENEVSFFHSDFGGFSQREPIENIIKEEEQG, from the coding sequence ATGGATAAAAAATATTTTACTTTAGAGGAAGCGAATAATTTATTACCCATGATTAAAAGAGAGCTTGCCGGATTAAAGCGTTTAAAAGCCCAGTTTAATGAACATTATGATCAAATTGAGCAACATAAAAAAACGCTTCTTTATCGCCATAAAACAAAAGTAGATGAGGATATTCTATTTAAGAAAGAAGCGCGTATGGAGTTTATGGAATTAGAGGCACAAACGTTTATCAATAATATTATGGCCCTCGGGGTCGAAATTAAAAACGTAGATGAAGGGTTAATTGATTTTCCTGCCGTTATCAATGGAAAAAAAGTGCTACTTTGTTGGAAAGAAGGGGAAAACGAGGTTTCCTTTTTTCATTCTGATTTTGGAGGGTTTAGCCAAAGAGAACCGATTGAAAACATCATTAAAGAAGAAGAGCAGGGCTGA
- a CDS encoding YitT family protein gives MNNTGKEITLIIIGSLFFALGVNLFAIPNELGEGGVTGISMTLYYILDWSPGITNFVMNAVLLAIGYKVLNKRVTWYTMLAIFFSSLFIQLTEGMGEPLDIMLGTVFAGVFIGIGLGLVLRSGGTTGGSTIVARMLNQHFGWSVSTSMFVFDILVVLGSSVVIGIENTMYTGISIYISTKILDYLIDGFDTRKAVTIISNSTVAIAEKVSEEMDRGVTVINARGHYSNESKDILYVVINKQELFLLKKMIQQVDDKAFVVVHDVRDVFGEGFTFPKT, from the coding sequence GTGAATAACACTGGAAAAGAAATCACTTTAATTATTATTGGATCGCTATTCTTTGCGCTTGGAGTAAACTTGTTTGCGATTCCGAATGAATTAGGTGAAGGTGGCGTAACCGGTATTTCCATGACGCTATATTATATTCTTGATTGGTCACCAGGAATTACGAACTTTGTAATGAACGCTGTACTTTTAGCGATTGGATACAAAGTACTAAACAAACGAGTAACATGGTACACAATGCTTGCCATTTTCTTTAGCTCATTATTTATCCAGCTCACTGAGGGAATGGGCGAACCTCTTGATATCATGCTAGGTACTGTCTTTGCAGGTGTATTCATCGGGATCGGACTTGGCCTTGTTCTTCGCTCCGGTGGAACAACCGGCGGCTCTACGATTGTAGCCAGAATGCTTAATCAGCACTTTGGATGGAGCGTTAGTACATCGATGTTTGTATTCGATATTCTAGTCGTTCTCGGTTCTTCTGTCGTAATTGGAATTGAAAATACGATGTATACGGGAATTTCTATCTATATTAGTACGAAGATATTGGACTATTTAATTGATGGATTTGATACACGAAAAGCCGTTACGATTATTTCAAATAGCACCGTCGCAATCGCAGAAAAAGTAAGCGAAGAAATGGACCGAGGCGTTACAGTCATTAATGCACGCGGTCATTACTCCAATGAATCAAAAGATATTCTATACGTTGTGATTAACAAACAGGAGCTCTTTCTTCTCAAAAAAATGATTCAGCAAGTTGATGATAAAGCTTTTGTTGTCGTTCATGATGTGCGAGATGTTTTTGGAGAAGGTTTTACCTTTCCAAAAACATAA
- a CDS encoding GntR family transcriptional regulator → MRKETVEQKVYQLIKNAILRRQIAPGNQLFESAIAAKVNASRTPIRSAISKLEAEGLVDVIPNKGAFIVQPTMEEMIQAFEMRKVLEEMAIREGYSKLVKTHIALLKSHTEEMSKAFEAGDMLVYHEQNKTFHLIMAKASGNRYLIDFMERILNQITIYMILYDVFRENDENDLLQHHQMIQLIEKNDKESLLEVVKEHLNHSLTKLENDKHKYQSLTKLF, encoded by the coding sequence ATGCGAAAAGAAACGGTCGAGCAAAAAGTATATCAGCTTATTAAGAATGCAATATTAAGGAGACAAATTGCACCCGGAAATCAGCTGTTTGAAAGTGCAATTGCAGCGAAAGTAAATGCTAGCAGAACGCCGATTCGTAGCGCCATTTCGAAGTTAGAAGCAGAGGGACTAGTCGATGTCATTCCGAATAAAGGGGCATTTATCGTTCAACCGACAATGGAAGAGATGATTCAGGCTTTTGAAATGAGAAAGGTCTTAGAAGAAATGGCAATTAGGGAAGGATACTCTAAACTAGTGAAAACACATATAGCGTTGTTAAAATCTCATACAGAGGAGATGAGTAAAGCTTTTGAAGCGGGGGACATGCTTGTATACCATGAGCAAAATAAAACGTTTCATCTTATAATGGCAAAAGCGAGTGGAAATCGTTATTTGATTGATTTTATGGAGAGGATATTAAACCAAATCACCATATATATGATTTTGTATGATGTTTTTAGAGAAAATGATGAAAATGATCTGCTCCAACATCATCAAATGATCCAGCTTATAGAGAAGAATGATAAGGAAAGCCTTCTTGAAGTGGTTAAGGAACACCTTAATCACAGTTTAACAAAGCTCGAGAATGACAAGCACAAATATCAGTCGCTTACGAAATTATTCTAA
- a CDS encoding 2Fe-2S iron-sulfur cluster-binding protein: MAKVTVPDHGSFDVEEGTKLTLALEDNGVQVLHRCGGKAKCTTCRVEVMNGEFGDLTEIEQEAFKKKGVEENLRLSCQVRVNGDCEVKPMMTVESSGLDAGPRPAE, from the coding sequence TTGGCTAAAGTAACAGTACCAGATCACGGATCATTTGACGTAGAAGAAGGGACAAAGCTAACTCTTGCACTTGAAGATAACGGAGTTCAGGTGCTTCACCGGTGCGGTGGTAAAGCAAAATGCACGACTTGTCGTGTTGAAGTAATGAATGGGGAGTTTGGAGATCTAACAGAAATTGAGCAGGAAGCATTCAAGAAAAAAGGTGTAGAAGAAAACCTACGTCTTTCCTGTCAAGTTCGCGTTAACGGTGATTGTGAAGTAAAACCTATGATGACTGTTGAAAGTTCTGGTCTGGATGCCGGTCCGAGACCTGCAGAATAA